In a single window of the Pirellulales bacterium genome:
- a CDS encoding PSD1 and planctomycete cytochrome C domain-containing protein yields the protein MMLRTWVSALVVCGWAAMGFAADAAPTAEQIEFFEKSVRPVLLNRCASCHGVDEQEAGLRLDTKAAALKGSTAGAVIVPGDPDRSRLLHVVGYTEDVQMPPDEKLPEAEIAALREWVKQGAAWPGEAEPAAPPPKVEDSSSAIDAARASHWAFQPIARPAIPAVRDAGWPKGDIDTFILAELEKAGLAPSPAASRAVWIRRATYDLIGLPPTREEIEAFEHDGAADAYEKVVDRLLTSPHYGERWGRHWLDVARYADTKGYVFTEDPRFPYSYTYRDYVVRSLNEDVPYDRFLLEQLAADQLGLGDDQRALAGMGFLTVGSRFMHNIHDIIDDRIDVVCRGLMGLTVTCARCHDHKFDPVPMADYYSLYGVFASSVEPSEKPLVAMPEENEAYLKHQAEATMRQQALDGYLATHLEELRSGARTRVAEYLAKAIVGGATPIPEGAMLSLQPDELKPGVTQRWRDYLAETAKAPHAVFAPWHALAALKPEDFLTQAPALVANLPTEVAGGAPPVNRLVKDALVKGPLASMTDVARIYGELLAAIEGQWREAQRVAASAGGEPLKALPDPASEELRQVLYADGAPCMVAKADIEKQYDFFLDRTVANEYNRLKRELEGWKAQSPAEPPRAMTLVDQPTPHEPHIFLRGKPGQAGEMVPRQFLRVLAGPERKPFEHGSGRLDMARAIVAGDNPLTARVMVNRVWMHHFGAPLVNTPSDFGVRCDPPSHPALLDYLAATFRDDGWSLKRLHRRLMLSAVYRQSSAGSADSEQVDPENRLYWRMNRRRLEFESARDSLLAAAGRLDHAIGGRPVALSQQPYSTRRTIYGVIDRGDLPGLYRAFDFAAPDATTPQRPRTTVPQQALFLMNSPFVMEQARGVAARPGVAAAEGSNRVRAMFEAVLGRGATPVEVRQALDFVEQSPPAEAKDPASAWGPWEQLAQVLLETNEFMFVD from the coding sequence ATGATGCTTCGCACTTGGGTCAGTGCGTTAGTCGTGTGTGGTTGGGCCGCCATGGGGTTTGCCGCCGATGCGGCGCCCACGGCCGAGCAGATTGAGTTCTTTGAAAAGAGCGTGCGGCCGGTGCTCTTGAATCGCTGCGCAAGCTGTCACGGCGTGGACGAACAGGAGGCGGGACTGCGGCTAGACACCAAGGCCGCGGCGCTCAAGGGAAGCACGGCGGGCGCCGTGATTGTGCCCGGCGATCCCGACAGGAGCCGGTTGCTGCACGTGGTGGGTTACACCGAAGACGTGCAGATGCCGCCGGATGAAAAGCTGCCGGAAGCGGAGATCGCGGCGCTACGCGAGTGGGTGAAGCAAGGGGCAGCGTGGCCGGGGGAAGCTGAACCAGCGGCGCCACCGCCCAAGGTGGAAGATAGCTCCAGCGCGATCGACGCGGCGCGGGCAAGCCACTGGGCATTTCAGCCAATCGCGCGGCCGGCGATACCCGCGGTGCGCGATGCGGGTTGGCCCAAGGGAGACATCGACACGTTCATTTTGGCCGAGTTGGAGAAGGCGGGGTTGGCGCCTTCGCCCGCCGCCAGTCGAGCGGTGTGGATTCGGCGGGCGACGTACGACCTGATTGGCTTGCCGCCCACGCGGGAGGAGATCGAAGCGTTTGAACACGACGGCGCCGCCGACGCGTATGAAAAGGTGGTCGATCGGCTGCTGACGTCGCCGCATTACGGCGAGCGCTGGGGGCGGCATTGGCTCGACGTGGCGCGCTACGCCGACACCAAGGGTTATGTCTTTACTGAGGATCCGCGGTTTCCTTATTCGTACACCTACCGCGACTATGTGGTGCGCTCGCTGAATGAGGATGTGCCGTACGATCGCTTTTTGCTGGAGCAACTAGCGGCGGATCAACTGGGACTGGGAGACGATCAGCGCGCCTTGGCGGGCATGGGCTTTTTGACGGTGGGCAGCCGCTTCATGCACAACATCCACGACATCATCGACGATCGGATCGATGTGGTATGCCGTGGCTTAATGGGACTGACAGTCACCTGCGCCCGCTGCCACGATCACAAGTTCGATCCGGTGCCGATGGCCGACTATTACTCGCTGTATGGTGTGTTCGCCAGTTCGGTCGAGCCGAGCGAAAAGCCGTTGGTGGCGATGCCGGAGGAGAACGAGGCGTATCTGAAGCATCAGGCCGAGGCGACCATGCGTCAGCAGGCGCTCGATGGTTATCTGGCAACCCACTTGGAGGAGCTGCGCTCCGGCGCGCGAACGCGGGTAGCGGAGTACCTGGCGAAGGCGATTGTGGGGGGCGCGACGCCGATCCCCGAAGGGGCCATGCTGTCGCTACAGCCCGACGAGCTTAAGCCGGGAGTGACGCAGCGCTGGCGCGATTATTTGGCGGAAACCGCCAAGGCGCCGCACGCCGTGTTTGCCCCCTGGCATGCGCTGGCGGCTTTGAAGCCGGAGGATTTCTTGACACAAGCGCCGGCGCTGGTGGCCAATTTGCCGACCGAGGTGGCCGGCGGCGCGCCGCCGGTCAATCGGCTGGTGAAAGACGCGCTGGTCAAAGGGCCGCTGGCCTCGATGACCGACGTGGCGCGCATCTACGGCGAGCTATTGGCCGCGATCGAAGGACAATGGCGCGAGGCGCAGCGGGTAGCGGCCAGCGCGGGCGGAGAACCGCTGAAAGCGTTGCCCGACCCCGCGTCTGAAGAACTGCGACAGGTGTTGTACGCCGACGGCGCGCCGTGCATGGTCGCTAAAGCGGACATTGAGAAACAGTACGATTTCTTTCTCGATCGCACCGTGGCCAACGAATACAACCGCTTGAAGCGCGAGCTGGAAGGTTGGAAGGCGCAATCGCCCGCCGAGCCGCCGCGCGCGATGACGCTCGTCGACCAACCGACGCCGCACGAGCCGCATATCTTTTTGCGCGGGAAGCCGGGACAGGCGGGCGAGATGGTGCCGCGGCAGTTTTTGCGAGTGCTGGCGGGGCCTGAGCGCAAGCCGTTTGAACATGGCAGCGGTCGATTGGATATGGCCCGGGCGATCGTTGCCGGGGACAATCCGCTGACCGCGCGGGTGATGGTCAACCGGGTATGGATGCATCATTTTGGCGCCCCGCTGGTGAATACGCCCAGCGATTTTGGGGTGCGCTGCGATCCGCCCAGCCATCCGGCGCTGCTGGATTATCTGGCGGCGACATTTCGCGACGATGGCTGGTCGCTCAAGCGGCTGCACCGGCGATTGATGTTGTCGGCCGTGTATCGCCAGTCGAGCGCGGGAAGCGCCGACAGTGAACAAGTCGACCCGGAGAACCGCTTGTATTGGCGGATGAACCGGCGGCGACTGGAGTTTGAGTCGGCGCGCGACAGCCTGCTGGCGGCAGCCGGTCGACTCGACCACGCCATTGGCGGCCGACCGGTTGCCTTGTCGCAGCAGCCGTACAGCACGCGAAGAACGATTTATGGGGTGATCGATCGTGGCGATCTGCCGGGACTATATCGCGCGTTCGATTTTGCCGCGCCCGACGCCACGACGCCGCAGCGGCCGCGGACCACCGTGCCGCAGCAAGCG